In the Alistipes provencensis genome, CAGACAAGTGAATTCGTAGTCTTCGGGAGCTCCTGCGATTCTCTTTATCTTGCCGGCCTCGTCGCCCACGGGGACGTGGAATACGGTTCCCAAGCCCTCTGCAGTGGCGGCAAGCAGTATGTTTTCCAATGCGCACCATGCCGAAGCGAAGTAGTTGAGCGAACTCTGCTCCGCAGGTTCGAGCAACGGCCATGTCAACTGGCGAAAGAACGGAATGACAAGCAGCCCGCTCTCCATGAGCATCTTTTGCTGCTTGGGCAGCGCATCGGCGAACATCGCCATTTTATCCTTGTCGCCGGACTCGTCCACCTCGGAGACAAGCTCCTTGAACTTCTCCATGTTCTTTGAGAGCGGAGCGATTACCTTGGCGATGTTTTCGCGGCCGCGCACCACGACGAACTCGAATTGTCGCAGATGGTCATTGGTCGGGGCTTTGAATGCCGCCGACAACACTTTTTCCAATACTTCGTCCGAAACCTCTTTGTCGGAAAAGTCGCGGATGGTCCTCCGCTTCTCCAATACTTCATAAAAATCCATGGCAATCGTTTTTTAAGTCGAACTTCTTGTTTCCGATTGCAAAGTTACATCGCTTTATTGTCGTGTATTTGTCCTATCGTTTCAAATAATTGTCGTACATTTGTATTCGGATCAATTCAATGGCTTTTATGGAAGATACAGCCATCCCCTACGAACTGCCCGAAACGGAGAATCATTCGTTTTTCTTTATCGACCAACGGATCGAAACGGAGATCGAAGCCAAGCTGCACCGCCACGATGCTTGGGAGTTGTATTACGTCGTCCACGGGTACGGGAACCGGATGGCGGGCGACACGTTGCAGCCTTTTTCGGCTGGCGATGTGGCGCTGATCCCGCCCGGCATGCTCCACCGCTGGACCTATGCGCCGGACTCGGCCGGCGATGACGGGTGCGTCCGCTATCTGATGGCGGCTTTCAGCCATTCGCTGGTGGAACGGTGCATGGAGGTCTTTCCCGAACTGCGCAACCGTCTGGCGGGCATTGCCTTTCCGACCGATGCCCTGCGATTTGGGCCCGGAAGTTCCCGAACCATCCGCAAGATGCTCGCAGGGATGAACGATATGGACGAGTTGGGACGTCTGTGCGAAATGCTCCGGCTGCTGCCCGTCATCTTCACGTCGTCCGACCACACTTTCGCCGGCAGGCCCATGCGCATCGAGCGGGACGTGCGGCGCATGCAGCATATCTGCACCTATGTAATGGCACATTACGTCCACGCTATCCCGTTGGACGACATTGCCGCAGAAGCGGGCATGAACCGTTCTGCGTTTTGCGCTTACTTCCGGCGATGCAAGGGGATGACTTTCTCGCAGTATGTCACCCGATACCGGCTGAATACGGCCTGCGAACTGTTGAAACATTCGCAGAAGCAGGTGTCGGAGATTTGCTTTATGGTCGGCTTCAATGATCTGCCCCACTTCATCCGGGTTTTCAAGAAAGCCACGGGAATGTCGCCCGCGCGGTACCGGAAAACGACGATTCCCGGCGGGGGCAATCCTACCGGGAATCGCAGGATATGAAAGGCTGACTATTTTTCGTTCCCCAAAGTCCGATTTCTAAGTTGGCGTTGTTCGCGCCGGATCACCTGATGGATGCCGATGCAGGCTAGTCCGCCGTATGCGACCGTGAGGATGATGAGCCATTTGATCTCGGCGAACACCTCGGGGATCGAGGCCCCCATGCTCTGAATGCGGATGAACCCGTTGACGCCGTGGCTGCTCGGAAACAACTGCCCGAGGTTGAAAAGCCAGTCGGGAATGCCCTCGCGGGGATAGGAGACGCCGCTGAGCATCAGCACCGGGATCGAGGTCCACAGCAACAGCAGCAGCGAATTTTCGCGGTAGCGGAACAGCGTCGAGACGGCGATTCCCATGGCGATGCAGGCCGCCAGATAGGCCGCCATGAAGAGCATCACGGCCCCCGTTGCACCGTTCATCGGGAAATGGAACAGCTTGTAGTGAAGCCCGAGGATGTAGGTGCAGGTCACGGCGTAGATAAGCCCGTATACCAGCGCGCGTCCCAGCACGATCGGAAGCGTCGACATCCGCTGCCGCCCCGAGGGGCAGAGCTTGTGGTAAAGCCCGAACTCGCGCCATGTGCCGCCGATCATGCCGATGCCGATGAGCATCGTCTGCTGGATGATGACCATGATGATCGCCGGCATGACGAACGTCCCGTAACCCAGATAGGGGTTGAACAGGTTGTGCGACTGGTAGATCACGGGTTGCGTGGTGGCCTGCGCCTGCGGGATGTTGGCCCCCTTGGCGATCAGGCGCTGGAATTCGACCATCGCCCCCGTCTTGCCGATCGAGGTCACGACCTCCTGAAACACCTGCCGGTACATCAGGAAATAGCTGGCGTCGCAGTAGATCGCCACATTGGCCTGCTCGCCGCCGTAGAGTTTCTCCTCGTAATTGGCGGGAATGTAAACCACTCCGTAAATCTTGCGGCTGTAGAAGAGCTCCTTGGCCTCCTCCATCGAGGGCGGCGTGTAGGCCACATAGGTGTTGGGCCCAGCGTTGAAGGTGTCGATCAGGCTGCGGCTGGTCGGCGTGCGGCACTCGTCCACCACGCCGATGGGCACGTTGCGCAGCACCTGCGCGCCGTAGGCCAGCGAATAGGCCGTGGCGTAGATGATCAGCGCGAAGATCAGGATCAGCATCACGCCGCCGTCCTTGAAGATCGTCTGGAATTCGTTGCGCACGACCGCCCCGAGCTGCTTCCAATAGGATGCTATCTGGTGTGTGAATCGACTCATGCTACAACCTCCCCCAGAATTTTTCCTCCGTGCATACCCTTTTCAGGCGCGGCAGGCAGAGGAGCGGTAAGACAACGAACAGCATCATATACCCCAAGTCGGGCAGCGAGTAGACCCACGGTGTGCCGCGGAGCATCTGGTCGACGAAGATGTCGGTGTAGAACGTGAACGGAAAGATCTTGCTCACCCACTGCATCGGCTCCCACATGGCCATGATCGGGAACGTCAGTCCCGAGAAGGTGAAGGCCAGCACCGAGTATCCGCCGCCGATCGAGAGCGACAGGCGCAGGTTGGCCAGCAGCGAGACGATCAGCACCGAGATCGACTGGTAGCTGAGGATAAAGAGCAGCGTTCCGACGAGGATGACCGTCAAACTGCCGTTCAGGGGCGTTCCCACGATCTTGAAGTTGATCAGAAGCATCACCAGCGAGATCAGGAACATCACCGCCGTGATGGGCAGCACCTTGCCCAGCAGTGCCGCGCCGACCGAGTCGTTGCCCGCGGCCATCCATTCGCGGGAGGTCGAGTGCTTGAGTTCGGTGCCGATGGAAAAGACGGTCACCATCACCACGAAGATCATCAGCATCATGGGCATGAAGCTCGGCGAGAGGTAGTAACCGTAGTTGATGTGGGGGTTGAACAGCACATGGCGGTCGAAGCGCACGGGCATCAGTTGGGCCATGGCCTGCCGCTGGGTGAGCCCCTGCTTCATCAGCACCTGAAGCTGAATGCCTCCGGTGAAGGTCGTCACGGCGGTCTGAATGTCCTTCGACAGCAGTCCGTTGACCGTGATGTTGGTTCCCGAAACGTAGCTTTCCAGATGGGTCTGGCTGTTGC is a window encoding:
- a CDS encoding nitroreductase family protein produces the protein MDFYEVLEKRRTIRDFSDKEVSDEVLEKVLSAAFKAPTNDHLRQFEFVVVRGRENIAKVIAPLSKNMEKFKELVSEVDESGDKDKMAMFADALPKQQKMLMESGLLVIPFFRQLTWPLLEPAEQSSLNYFASAWCALENILLAATAEGLGTVFHVPVGDEAGKIKRIAGAPEDYEFTCLLTMGYPAENAFLPKQKEIRTTDRIHRNVW
- a CDS encoding AraC family transcriptional regulator — protein: MEDTAIPYELPETENHSFFFIDQRIETEIEAKLHRHDAWELYYVVHGYGNRMAGDTLQPFSAGDVALIPPGMLHRWTYAPDSAGDDGCVRYLMAAFSHSLVERCMEVFPELRNRLAGIAFPTDALRFGPGSSRTIRKMLAGMNDMDELGRLCEMLRLLPVIFTSSDHTFAGRPMRIERDVRRMQHICTYVMAHYVHAIPLDDIAAEAGMNRSAFCAYFRRCKGMTFSQYVTRYRLNTACELLKHSQKQVSEICFMVGFNDLPHFIRVFKKATGMSPARYRKTTIPGGGNPTGNRRI
- a CDS encoding ABC transporter permease — encoded protein: MSRFTHQIASYWKQLGAVVRNEFQTIFKDGGVMLILIFALIIYATAYSLAYGAQVLRNVPIGVVDECRTPTSRSLIDTFNAGPNTYVAYTPPSMEEAKELFYSRKIYGVVYIPANYEEKLYGGEQANVAIYCDASYFLMYRQVFQEVVTSIGKTGAMVEFQRLIAKGANIPQAQATTQPVIYQSHNLFNPYLGYGTFVMPAIIMVIIQQTMLIGIGMIGGTWREFGLYHKLCPSGRQRMSTLPIVLGRALVYGLIYAVTCTYILGLHYKLFHFPMNGATGAVMLFMAAYLAACIAMGIAVSTLFRYRENSLLLLLWTSIPVLMLSGVSYPREGIPDWLFNLGQLFPSSHGVNGFIRIQSMGASIPEVFAEIKWLIILTVAYGGLACIGIHQVIRREQRQLRNRTLGNEK
- a CDS encoding ABC transporter permease encodes the protein MPGFLSHTGAVMRREMHRLTHQPMYFVLMIVLPVVSFAFFALLFNQGAIRNIPIAVLDEDNTTLSRKVAQMIDDTPTALVARDIQSMAEGERLIREGKIMAVVQIPAFFEKNILSNSQTHLESYVSGTNITVNGLLSKDIQTAVTTFTGGIQLQVLMKQGLTQRQAMAQLMPVRFDRHVLFNPHINYGYYLSPSFMPMMLMIFVVMVTVFSIGTELKHSTSREWMAAGNDSVGAALLGKVLPITAVMFLISLVMLLINFKIVGTPLNGSLTVILVGTLLFILSYQSISVLIVSLLANLRLSLSIGGGYSVLAFTFSGLTFPIMAMWEPMQWVSKIFPFTFYTDIFVDQMLRGTPWVYSLPDLGYMMLFVVLPLLCLPRLKRVCTEEKFWGRL